Proteins co-encoded in one Rudaeicoccus suwonensis genomic window:
- a CDS encoding acyl-CoA dehydrogenase family protein, which produces MSNLHTKPTLVDKSQSLGMRLITRVGGLEAMKNPSLRSKVEKALYRGSRQGFKAQTAAGRAFQRTSGAGTATRNTPVKPKREFDLTPTEDQEMIRQAARELAEEVLRPAGAEADTSRSVPESVRESAAQLGMTLLGVPADLGGVAEEASAVTGVLVMEELARGDMGLAVAIMSSAAVANALVNYGDSDQQATFLPPFTDESSPATGALALMEPQPLFDPATPATTGQVEGQELVLSGEKALVPGADSADLFIVSATIDGVPRLVIVAPGTPGLSVSDDPAMGVRAANTGALHLEDVRVPVSNLLGTADDHRDVVARARLAWSAAAVGTAQAVLDHVTIYTKERTAFGEPIAYRQAVAFAVANIAIELEGLRLVVWRAAARLDAGRDAGAQIAHARALTAKYAAQIGSDGVQLLGGHGFVKEFDNERWYRDLRGAGLFEGALLV; this is translated from the coding sequence ATGAGCAACCTGCACACCAAGCCGACGCTCGTTGACAAGAGTCAGTCCCTCGGCATGCGGCTGATCACACGGGTCGGCGGTCTGGAGGCGATGAAGAACCCCAGCCTCCGCTCCAAGGTCGAGAAGGCGCTCTACCGCGGGTCGCGCCAGGGCTTCAAGGCGCAGACGGCTGCAGGCCGCGCCTTCCAGCGCACATCCGGCGCGGGCACCGCCACCCGCAACACGCCGGTCAAGCCCAAGCGCGAGTTCGATCTGACGCCGACCGAGGATCAGGAGATGATCCGGCAGGCCGCGCGCGAGCTCGCCGAGGAGGTTCTGCGACCGGCCGGGGCCGAGGCCGACACGAGCCGCTCCGTGCCTGAGTCGGTGCGAGAGTCCGCTGCTCAGCTCGGTATGACGCTGCTCGGCGTGCCTGCCGACCTCGGCGGCGTCGCCGAGGAGGCATCCGCCGTGACCGGGGTGCTGGTGATGGAAGAGCTCGCCCGCGGCGACATGGGCCTCGCCGTAGCCATCATGTCCTCTGCTGCGGTCGCCAATGCGCTTGTCAACTACGGCGATTCGGACCAGCAGGCGACTTTCCTGCCGCCGTTCACCGACGAGAGCTCCCCGGCGACGGGTGCCCTCGCGCTCATGGAGCCACAGCCGCTCTTCGACCCGGCAACGCCCGCGACCACCGGGCAGGTGGAGGGCCAGGAACTCGTGCTTTCCGGCGAGAAGGCACTGGTGCCCGGTGCTGACAGCGCCGACCTGTTCATCGTCTCAGCAACCATCGACGGTGTGCCGCGACTGGTGATCGTCGCGCCCGGCACGCCGGGACTGAGCGTCTCGGACGACCCCGCGATGGGCGTGCGCGCCGCGAACACCGGAGCCCTGCACCTGGAGGATGTGCGGGTGCCGGTCAGCAATCTGCTCGGCACGGCCGACGACCATCGCGATGTCGTCGCGCGCGCCCGGCTGGCCTGGTCGGCCGCCGCGGTCGGCACGGCTCAGGCGGTGCTCGACCACGTGACCATCTACACCAAGGAACGCACGGCCTTCGGCGAGCCGATCGCCTACCGCCAGGCGGTGGCATTTGCCGTCGCCAACATCGCCATCGAGTTGGAGGGGCTGCGCCTCGTCGTATGGCGCGCAGCGGCCCGGCTCGACGCGGGCCGTGACGCCGGTGCTCAGATCGCTCACGCGCGAGCTCTGACCGCGAAGTATGCCGCGCAGATCGGGTCCGACGGAGTGCAGTTGCTCGGCGGTCACGGATTCGTCAAGGAATTCGACAACGAGCGGTGGTACCGCGACCTGCGCGGCGCCGGCCTCTTCGAAGGTGCACTGCTGGTCTGA
- a CDS encoding SIS domain-containing protein has translation MTEDRTHTTAPGHLMAAEISEQPQVLDRIASTDTEPLTALVRHLQGHPTRAVLLAARGTSDHTALYAKYLIETQLRLPVGLVSTSTFTGYGTRPDLTGVVWICVSQSGGSPDLVESTAAARSGGALTIAVTNTPSSPLQDAAQLHLPMLAGPELSVAATKTYTASLMRLWQLVTAWSGGDLAPGHFVSKVAAAALDLPEVAQVASRYRFVDRMVTTSRGFAYPTAREAALKLMETCYLSAHAFSGADLLHGPFAMIDEDRPVVVIVPPGAGGQMLDPVLDRLTERGADVCLVGATGTRTAQVRIPLPEDLPEQLAPIVQIIPLQQLALQLALSRHHDPDRPRGLRKVTETT, from the coding sequence GTGACCGAAGACCGCACCCACACCACCGCACCCGGCCACCTGATGGCCGCCGAGATCAGCGAGCAGCCACAGGTTCTCGATCGCATCGCCTCAACTGACACGGAGCCGTTGACTGCACTTGTCCGACATTTGCAGGGGCATCCGACGCGAGCGGTGCTGCTTGCGGCACGTGGCACCTCGGACCACACGGCGCTCTATGCGAAGTACCTCATCGAGACCCAGCTCCGTCTACCCGTCGGTCTGGTCTCGACATCGACCTTCACCGGATACGGGACCCGGCCGGACCTGACCGGTGTGGTCTGGATCTGCGTCAGCCAGTCCGGCGGATCACCCGATCTGGTCGAGTCAACCGCTGCCGCACGCAGCGGCGGCGCACTCACGATCGCAGTCACCAACACACCCTCGAGCCCACTGCAGGATGCCGCCCAATTGCACCTGCCGATGCTCGCAGGACCGGAACTGTCAGTGGCAGCGACCAAGACCTACACCGCCAGCCTGATGCGGCTGTGGCAGCTGGTGACTGCGTGGTCAGGCGGCGATCTAGCGCCCGGACACTTCGTATCCAAGGTCGCGGCGGCAGCGCTCGACCTGCCCGAGGTCGCGCAGGTCGCCTCGCGTTATCGCTTCGTCGACCGCATGGTCACCACGTCACGGGGCTTCGCGTATCCGACCGCGCGTGAGGCAGCACTGAAGCTGATGGAGACCTGCTATCTGTCCGCACACGCCTTCTCCGGCGCGGATCTGCTGCACGGCCCGTTCGCCATGATCGACGAGGACCGCCCGGTCGTGGTGATCGTTCCACCTGGGGCCGGCGGTCAGATGCTCGACCCGGTGCTGGATCGCCTCACCGAGCGAGGCGCGGACGTGTGTCTGGTCGGTGCAACCGGCACCAGGACGGCGCAGGTCCGGATTCCGTTGCCGGAGGACCTGCCGGAGCAGCTGGCGCCGATCGTGCAGATCATCCCGTTGCAACAACTCGCGCTCCAGTTGGCGCTGTCGCGTCATCACGACCCGGACCGCCCGCGGGGTCTGCGGAAGGTGACCGAGACCACCTGA
- a CDS encoding transglutaminase-like domain-containing protein: MDTRLIELGCYFRHQAAWPTAAVFQVTAAGSDRVRVSDARWSVEPNVPLHHYTDTFGNTCTRLELPSGVSVVEYHSLATVPDAIDEAEESAPEIPAATLPDDVLVYTLASRFCQPDELGRHAWRLFADVPTGWSRVQAICTWVHEYLVYTTGSTVPTSTSVDAFSSGVGVCRDFAHLMITMCRALNIPARYAFGYLPDVDVAPNPTPMDFHAWVQVWLGDRWWDFDPRHNNRRKGRVQIGQGRDAADAAMVTTYGAPWLQLMTVTAREVVQEPTPSVPTV, from the coding sequence TTGGACACTCGGCTCATCGAACTCGGCTGCTACTTCCGCCACCAGGCGGCGTGGCCCACAGCCGCTGTCTTCCAGGTCACCGCCGCCGGCAGCGATCGAGTCCGGGTCAGTGATGCCAGGTGGTCGGTCGAGCCGAACGTCCCGTTGCACCACTACACCGACACCTTCGGCAACACCTGCACCCGGCTGGAGCTGCCGTCCGGTGTCAGCGTCGTCGAATACCATTCACTGGCAACGGTTCCCGACGCCATCGACGAGGCCGAAGAGTCAGCGCCCGAGATTCCCGCCGCAACGCTGCCGGATGACGTCCTCGTCTACACCCTGGCCAGCCGGTTCTGTCAGCCGGACGAACTCGGCCGTCACGCCTGGCGATTGTTCGCAGACGTGCCCACGGGCTGGTCCCGCGTTCAGGCGATCTGCACCTGGGTGCACGAGTATCTCGTCTATACAACGGGATCCACCGTTCCGACCTCGACGAGCGTGGACGCGTTCAGCTCCGGCGTCGGTGTGTGCCGCGACTTCGCCCACCTTATGATCACCATGTGCCGGGCTCTGAACATCCCCGCGCGGTATGCCTTTGGCTATCTGCCCGATGTCGATGTCGCGCCCAACCCGACCCCGATGGATTTCCACGCCTGGGTGCAGGTCTGGCTCGGCGACCGATGGTGGGATTTTGACCCGCGCCACAACAACCGGCGCAAAGGTCGGGTTCAGATCGGGCAGGGGCGTGACGCAGCCGATGCGGCGATGGTCACGACCTACGGCGCACCCTGGCTGCAGTTGATGACGGTCACCGCCCGAGAGGTGGTGCAGGAGCCCACACCTTCGGTTCCTACGGTCTGA
- a CDS encoding GntR family transcriptional regulator has translation MRVHINRASPIAPYQQICEQIAAQIQAGELPVGTRLPTVRALAAEVSVAPNTAAKAYSELEQAGLIETAGRAGTRVAAAGDASRALAAAAAADFADRVKRLGLPADDLVALVRAALAD, from the coding sequence ATGAGAGTGCACATCAATCGCGCGTCCCCGATCGCGCCATACCAACAGATCTGCGAGCAGATCGCCGCGCAGATCCAGGCCGGCGAATTGCCTGTCGGCACAAGGCTGCCCACGGTCCGCGCGCTCGCAGCCGAGGTGTCCGTCGCGCCCAACACCGCAGCGAAGGCGTACTCCGAACTCGAGCAGGCCGGACTCATCGAGACCGCAGGGCGCGCAGGCACCCGGGTAGCCGCGGCCGGTGACGCCTCGCGCGCGCTGGCGGCGGCGGCCGCAGCAGACTTCGCAGACCGCGTCAAAAGGCTCGGTCTGCCGGCCGATGATCTGGTCGCTCTGGTGCGGGCGGCGCTGGCCGACTGA
- a CDS encoding acyl-CoA dehydrogenase family protein, which translates to MIDLEVPKKFVPLVKQAAGLADDVFRPISRKYDLAEHEYPRELDLMSAVIDGLQDSGASQGAGARTTSASENSPSGVGAGKRAAVSTGNKNGSNLSSVLSIMETCRGDVGLTLSIPRQGLGNAAIAAVANDEQKARYGSKWAAMAITEPDTGSDSGAIRTTAIKDGDDYVLNGEKIYVTSGERAELVVVWATLDRSLGKQAIKSFVVSRENPGLKLMRLEHKLGIRASDTAAFSLENCRVPAEDLLGDPEIRIEGGFGGAMQTFDNTRPLVAAMAVGLARASLDLTTQILEKAGVTADLAAPVHTQPYAAARLIQLEADYESAYLLALRAAWMADNGKPNSMQASMAKAKAGRTCVEIALTCVELCGATGYAERELLEKWARDSKILDIFEGTQQIQLLVVARRLLELNSSQLK; encoded by the coding sequence ATGATCGACCTTGAAGTTCCCAAGAAGTTCGTCCCACTGGTGAAGCAGGCAGCAGGTCTCGCCGACGATGTCTTCCGGCCGATCAGCCGCAAATACGACCTGGCCGAGCACGAGTACCCCCGCGAGCTGGACCTGATGTCCGCGGTGATCGACGGCCTGCAAGATTCCGGGGCCAGCCAGGGCGCCGGCGCGCGCACCACCAGTGCGTCCGAGAACTCCCCGTCGGGTGTCGGTGCGGGCAAGCGCGCGGCTGTCTCCACGGGCAACAAGAACGGCTCCAACCTGTCGTCGGTGCTGTCGATCATGGAGACCTGCCGCGGCGACGTGGGGCTGACACTGTCCATCCCGCGACAAGGCTTGGGCAATGCCGCGATCGCCGCCGTCGCCAATGACGAGCAGAAGGCGCGCTATGGCAGCAAGTGGGCGGCCATGGCCATCACCGAGCCCGACACCGGCTCGGACTCCGGCGCCATCCGCACCACCGCCATCAAGGACGGCGACGACTACGTGCTCAACGGCGAGAAGATCTATGTGACCTCCGGCGAGCGTGCCGAACTCGTCGTCGTCTGGGCGACGCTCGATCGCTCGCTGGGCAAGCAGGCGATCAAGTCGTTCGTCGTCAGCCGCGAGAACCCCGGCCTCAAACTGATGCGTCTGGAGCACAAGCTCGGCATCCGGGCATCTGACACGGCTGCGTTCAGCCTGGAGAACTGCCGGGTGCCGGCGGAGGACCTGCTCGGCGACCCGGAGATCCGCATCGAAGGCGGCTTCGGCGGCGCGATGCAGACCTTCGACAACACCCGGCCACTTGTCGCCGCCATGGCGGTCGGGCTGGCCCGAGCCAGCCTCGACCTGACGACCCAGATCCTCGAAAAGGCAGGCGTCACAGCCGACCTCGCCGCACCTGTGCATACCCAGCCGTATGCCGCCGCACGCCTGATCCAGCTCGAGGCCGACTACGAATCGGCATACCTGCTGGCACTGCGAGCCGCGTGGATGGCCGACAACGGCAAGCCGAACTCGATGCAGGCGTCCATGGCCAAGGCCAAGGCCGGCCGGACCTGCGTCGAGATCGCTCTCACGTGCGTCGAACTCTGCGGGGCGACGGGCTATGCCGAACGCGAGCTGCTGGAGAAATGGGCCCGCGACAGCAAGATCCTCGACATCTTTGAGGGCACCCAACAGATCCAGTTGCTCGTGGTCGCTCGTCGGCTGCTGGAGCTGAACTCCAGTCAGTTGAAGTAG